A region from the Halobacillus mangrovi genome encodes:
- a CDS encoding 3-hydroxyacyl-CoA dehydrogenase family protein codes for MMTIKNLTVVGAGSMGHQIAMLGALAGYNTYLQDINPTSLEQAEVKLAALMEKWVEKGKITSDQLEEAFSSLTFTTDLEEAVKEADLVIEAVVEKLEVKREVFNKLEQYAPAHTVLATNSSTIVSSLIADVTNRPEKVCNMHFFFPPLVMDCVEVVKGEHTSEETADIAMKVCDQINRKAVLLQKEISGFIANRILFAIQKEAMSLYEGGYADFKDIDTIVRKALRHPLGPFELMDLSGIDVGYYVMQQQYEETGDPKDKPSKTLTEKMEAGELGRKTGKGFYSYETKAKS; via the coding sequence ATGATGACAATAAAAAATCTGACCGTAGTAGGGGCAGGGTCTATGGGTCACCAAATTGCGATGCTCGGAGCTCTTGCTGGATATAATACTTATTTGCAGGATATCAATCCAACTTCTTTGGAACAGGCGGAAGTGAAGTTAGCCGCATTAATGGAAAAATGGGTGGAAAAAGGAAAGATAACTTCAGATCAGCTTGAGGAAGCCTTTAGCTCTCTCACGTTCACTACGGATTTAGAGGAAGCAGTAAAAGAAGCGGATTTAGTTATTGAAGCAGTTGTAGAGAAGCTGGAGGTTAAAAGAGAAGTCTTCAATAAGCTTGAGCAATATGCTCCTGCTCACACTGTATTAGCTACGAACTCTTCTACAATTGTCAGTTCATTAATTGCAGATGTGACCAATCGTCCTGAAAAAGTTTGCAATATGCATTTTTTCTTCCCGCCATTAGTGATGGATTGTGTGGAGGTCGTAAAAGGAGAGCACACCTCAGAAGAAACGGCAGACATAGCCATGAAAGTTTGTGATCAGATTAACCGGAAAGCTGTACTTCTTCAAAAAGAGATTTCCGGTTTTATTGCCAATCGAATATTATTCGCCATCCAAAAAGAGGCAATGAGTCTTTATGAGGGAGGATATGCAGATTTTAAAGATATCGACACCATTGTAAGAAAAGCCCTGAGGCACCCGCTCGGTCCGTTTGAACTGATGGACCTGTCTGGAATAGATGTCGGTTATTATGTCATGCAGCAGCAATATGAGGAAACAGGTGATCCAAAAGATAAGCCGTCGAAGACATTAACGGAGAAAATGGAAGCTGGAGAGCTCGGTAGAAAAACGGGGAAAGGCTTTTATTCGTACGAAACAAAAGCGAAAAGCTGA
- a CDS encoding SDR family oxidoreductase: MHVKQLFDLTGKTAIVTGGGRGLGEQIAEGLAEAGANVVLCSRKVEACQKTAANLEEELGVQTLALRCDVTNPEDIQAVVEQTLDRFRTIDILVNNSGATWGAPTLEMPLEAFQKVMNVNVTGTFLMSQKVGEVMVDQKAGKIINIASVAGLGGADPRFMDTIGYNASKGAVITFTKDLAVKLGPENIQVNALAPGFFPTKMSKVVLEEGGDYILDRTPMRRFGSNEDLKGAALFLASGASNYVTGDVLVVDGGMHANC, from the coding sequence ATGCATGTAAAGCAATTATTTGACCTGACCGGTAAGACCGCAATTGTAACTGGAGGGGGACGCGGACTTGGAGAACAAATTGCAGAAGGGTTGGCAGAGGCTGGGGCGAATGTAGTTCTATGTTCCAGAAAAGTAGAGGCTTGTCAGAAGACAGCTGCCAATCTTGAAGAGGAGCTTGGAGTTCAGACGCTCGCTCTTCGCTGTGATGTCACCAATCCAGAAGATATTCAAGCGGTGGTCGAACAGACTCTCGATCGTTTTAGAACCATCGATATCCTTGTCAATAATAGTGGAGCCACCTGGGGAGCCCCTACCCTGGAAATGCCACTGGAAGCTTTCCAAAAGGTGATGAACGTAAATGTAACAGGGACCTTCCTCATGTCACAAAAAGTTGGAGAAGTAATGGTGGACCAAAAAGCAGGAAAGATCATCAACATAGCTTCTGTCGCCGGGCTTGGCGGCGCGGATCCACGCTTTATGGACACGATTGGCTACAACGCAAGTAAGGGCGCTGTTATTACTTTTACAAAAGATCTGGCCGTTAAGCTGGGACCGGAAAATATCCAAGTAAACGCCTTAGCACCGGGATTTTTCCCAACAAAAATGTCAAAAGTAGTGCTGGAAGAAGGTGGCGATTATATTCTTGACCGTACACCAATGCGCAGGTTCGGATCGAATGAGGATTTAAAAGGAGCCGCGCTTTTTCTAGCTTCAGGCGCTTCAAATTATGTGACAGGTGATGTTTTAGTCGTTGATGGCGGTATGCACGCCAACTGTTAA